A window from Hemicordylus capensis ecotype Gifberg chromosome 2, rHemCap1.1.pri, whole genome shotgun sequence encodes these proteins:
- the LOC128345902 gene encoding probable serine/threonine-protein kinase kinX — protein sequence MMGSMTSLSGSYADSLESQICQDLPCFSEEEQEEEQEQQLHHQSHTADSNGEVQPIGQAWDVLDTKCRSIEELRMELRRATEAILTAEPVSQPRQLEDRHCHGEEEEVEEKVKEDAEWQDGDHQNHYVHICLSPGEVRFPFCLGAEMMGSMTSLSGSYADSLESQICQDLPCFSEEEQEEEQEQQLHHQSHTADSNGEVQPIGQAWDVLDTKCRSIEELRMELRRATEAILTAEPVSQPRQLEDRHCHGEEEEVEEKVKEDAEWQDGDHQNHYVHICLSPGEVRFPFCLGAEMMGSMTSLSGSYADSLESQICQDLPCFSEEEQEEEQEQQLHHQSHTADSNGEVQPIGQAWDVLDTKCRSIEELRMELRRATEAILTAEPVSQPRQLEDRHCHGEEEEVEEKVKEDAEWQDGDHQNHYDVQQQRQCLTSVEEGEGPAPSQEEEQQAAVSVQQEEATGGTAEGQEEWRLHIQALEARVEALENAGHAEGTATIQGTVGAGGAAGQEEWRMCFQALEARMAAMEDDVARRVKEAMDHHFEEPEKSFCYAKEEEPPETAGPSLPECVEELLQPYINKIERLQRENTALKERMCCFEAAHGQVGE from the exons ATGATGGGGAGCATGACCAGCCTCAGTGGGTCTTATGCAGACTCTTTAG AATCCCAGATCTGCCAAGATCTCCCTTGCTtttcggaggaggagcaggaggaggagcaggagcagcagctgcatcaCCAAAGCCATACTG CAGACAGCAATGGGGAGGTTCAACCTATCGGCCAGGCATGGGACGTCCTGGACACCAAATGCCGGAGTATAGAG GAGCTCAGGATGGAGCTGAGAAGGGCGACGGAAGCCATCCTGACTGCTGAGCCAG TATCCCAGCCCCGCCAGCTGGAGGATAGACACTGCcatggggaggaagaggaggtggaggagaaagtAAAAGAAGATGCAGAGTGGCAGGACGGGGACCATCAGAACCACTATG tgcacatCTGCCTCTCACCAGGCGAAG TTCGCTTCCCCTTCTGTCTTGGAG CTGAGATGATGGGGAGCATGACCAGCCTCAGTGGGTCTTATGCAGACTCTTTAG AATCCCAGATCTGCCAAGATCTCCCTTGCTtttcggaggaggagcaggaggaggagcaggagcagcagctgcatcaCCAAAGCCATACTG CAGACAGCAATGGGGAGGTTCAACCTATCGGCCAGGCATGGGACGTCCTGGACACCAAATGCCGGAGTATAGAG GAGCTCAGGATGGAGCTGAGAAGGGCGACGGAAGCCATCCTGACTGCTGAGCCAG TATCCCAGCCCCGCCAGCTGGAGGATAGACACTGCcatggggaggaagaggaggtggaggagaaagtAAAAGAAGATGCAGAGTGGCAGGACGGGGACCATCAGAACCACTATG tgcacatCTGCCTCTCACCAGGCGAAG TTCGCTTCCCCTTCTGTCTTGGAG CTGAGATGATGGGGAGCATGACCAGCCTCAGTGGGTCTTATGCAGACTCTTTAG AATCCCAGATCTGCCAAGATCTCCCTTGCTtttcggaggaggagcaggaggaggagcaggagcagcagctgcatcaCCAAAGCCATACTG CAGACAGCAATGGGGAGGTTCAACCTATCGGCCAGGCATGGGACGTCCTGGACACCAAATGCCGGAGTATAGAG GAGCTCAGGATGGAGCTGAGAAGGGCGACGGAAGCCATCCTGACTGCTGAGCCAG TATCCCAGCCCCGCCAGCTGGAGGATAGACACTGCcatggggaggaagaggaggtggaggagaaagtAAAAGAAGATGCAGAGTGGCAGGACGGGGACCATCAGAACCACTATG ATGTGCAGCAGCAAAGGCAATGCCTGACATCAGTGGAGGAGGGTGAGGGGCCAGCTCCAagtcaggaggaggagcagcaggccg CAGTGAGCGTGCAGCAGGAGGAGGCCACAGGGGGCACTGCAGAAG GTCAGGAGGAATGGAGGCTGCACATCCAGGCTTTGGAGGCGCGAGTGGAAGCCCTTGAGAATG ctgggcatgcagAGGGGACTGCCACCATACAGGGCACAGTGGGGGCAGGCGGGGCAGCAG GTCAAGAGGAATGGAGGATGTGCTTCCAGGCGCTGGAGGCACGGATGGCTGCCATGGAAGATG ATGTCGCAAGAAGGGTGAAGGAGGCCATGGACCACCACTTTGAGGAGCCGGAGAAGAGTTTCTGTTATGCCAAGGAAG AGGAGCCTCCAGAGACTGCAGGTCCCAGCCTTCCTGAGTGCGTGGAGGAGTTGTTGCAGCCGTACATCAACAAAATTGAGAGGCTGCAGAGGGAGAACACTGCCCTCAAAGAAAGGATGTGCTGCTTTGAGGCGGCCCATGGCCAAGTCGGGGAATGA